Within the Thermococcus peptonophilus genome, the region AGAGCTGCCGGCGATCATGACGCACGCCTCCGTCCCCAAAGAAGAGAGGGAAAGAGTGGGGATAAAAGACTCTCTCATCAGGGTCTCGGTGGGGATAGAGGACGTTGAAGACCTAATCGAAGACCTTGAGAGGGGATTCCGGGCGGTGAGAGCATGATACCGACTCTTGATGAGGTGCGGCTCTTCCTCCGGAGGCTGGGCTTTGAGGAAAGTTCACTCAGAGAGCTGATAGAGCAGATAGAATACTTTGAGATGGAGGCCCCTGAGAGGGACGACATCGTCAGGGACTATCTCAGGGACGAGTGCATAGACAAAATGATCTGGGAGATAGTGAAGGAAGTTCTGCGGCTGGGGAAGGGGAGGGTGAAGCTCCTCGATGTTGCAGCCGGTTCTGGGTTCTTCACCGAGAGGATCAAGAGAAAGCTCGAGGAAAGAGGGGTTAAAGTGGATGTCTACGGGCTGGACATAACACCAAGCATGCTGAAGAGGCTTAGAGATAAGGGCATAACCCCGATCTGGGGCGTCGCCGAGAGAATCGGGGACTCGATACGGATAGCCAACGAGTACTACGGACTCGAAGTGCCGGAGAAGTTCGACATCGTGATCTCCACACTGGCATTTCACCATTTCCTCAACCCGGAGGATGTCCTGAGAAGCATCAGAGACGTCCTCGGAGATGGTGGCAGGGTGATAATCGTTGATGTCCTCAAGCACAGCCACGAGGAGTTCAGGGAGTCCCTAAAGGACACTCACACCGGGTTCTCCCTAGACGAAATTCAAGAGATGGGCTCAAAGGTGTTCCGTGAGATTGATGCCCGACCCATAGGACTCCACTGTGAGGTCGACGGTGTGGTGGTCGGCCTTTACAAGGCGGTGTTTAGCCGGGCTAAAACGTAGATATTTAACCCCGACGCCCCCTTTT harbors:
- a CDS encoding class I SAM-dependent methyltransferase, with protein sequence MIPTLDEVRLFLRRLGFEESSLRELIEQIEYFEMEAPERDDIVRDYLRDECIDKMIWEIVKEVLRLGKGRVKLLDVAAGSGFFTERIKRKLEERGVKVDVYGLDITPSMLKRLRDKGITPIWGVAERIGDSIRIANEYYGLEVPEKFDIVISTLAFHHFLNPEDVLRSIRDVLGDGGRVIIVDVLKHSHEEFRESLKDTHTGFSLDEIQEMGSKVFREIDARPIGLHCEVDGVVVGLYKAVFSRAKT